The Deltaproteobacteria bacterium nucleotide sequence TGTGACTTTTAAGCCTTGCTCGGATGCTTTTGATGGCCGTGCCGGCTGTGGTTACATCACCGAACTGATACACAGGGTCATAGCAGCAATCAAGTACCATGCCGACTTTGGTACCAAGGTGTTCACTGAGGATTCCAATGATCTTTCTGGCGACATCCGGATACATGCCGGCAAGGCCGCATCCGGGCCAGAAGACAGTGTCTGCAGCTGAATAAGAGACAAACGGGAAATGATGTCCGGTATCAGCAAAGCCGCGAGCCCCTTTAAGAGCTTGCCGGACTGTGTCGGGAATGTTCCCTGCCCGGATCAGGTCGCACTTGGTTTGAAAAAGGGACTCTGCCGGAGAAAGACCTGAGGGACATCTGCTGACGCATCCACCACAGTTCGTACACAAAAAGACATCCTGGGGATGACCGGCGATTATTGAATCCGGGGTTCCGTATGCCTGGAGAAAAGGACAGGATGTGGCGCAGGAGCCACATCCTGTGCAGGCTGTGCAGGCATCAAGAAATGCCTCTACGCTTTGAGAATGTTCCATTCATTCCTTATTTGACTTTTCCAACCGGATAATCCGCCTCGTCCCATGCCTTGATGCCGCCGGGGTGACGGTAGATATTTTTATAACCAAGCTTTACGGCCCACATGGCCCCATTATGGCTGCGGGTGCATTTGACGAAACCACAGTAAAAGACAATGAGTCTGTTCTTATCCGGTCCAAGCAGCTTTTCAATGTCCACTTTGGTTTTATCATCCAGTGATTTCATTTCCGGAATCGGGAATACCATGCTGACAGCTCCGGGTATGTGCTGCTTCACGTAACTGTCCGCGTAAGGCATGGTGTCGACAATCAACATGCTCTTCTTCTGGTCGATCCACCCTTTCAGCTCCTGTGTGGTCACAATACCGTAGCTCCCCCGGGCGACCTCGCGTACGAGGTTTACGGCGATCTTCTCCGTTTCCAGTTCCTTGGCGCCCCAGGCAGCGAGGCTGGTGCCGGCAAATCCGATTACGAACATGGCACAAATTAAAATTGCTAACAAACCTTTCCTCTTCATGATGTCTTACATACCTCCTTGGTTTTGAATTGTCTGTAAAAAAATTTCACAATATTCCTTAAATAATCGTAGAATCAAATCCTTAAGCTATTTCAATCTTCCCATGTGTATCTTCGTCATTAGTTGGGTTTGAATTGTGAAGGAAGCATTGGCGGAGCCGACGGGACAGATACAGGTACGGTATTATAATCCCGATCAGTGCCAGATCCCGGTAAAAGACATGGCGAAGGCTATCCTGCGCGGCCAGTTCATCGGCTCCGAAACAGCCGCAATCCACGTTCAGATCCTTCAGGATTCCAAATCCTAAAACAAAGACAAATAACCCCAGCAGGCCGGAAATAACGGCCAGGCTGCCCCGAATATCGAAAAGAAGCCCGATACCGGCAACCATCTCCAGAAGCGGCAGGCCGATGGCTACGACAGGCAGGAATACATCCGGTACGATATCGTAGGACGAGAGGGTACGGGCAAACGCCTTCGGGTCAAGGAGTTTGATCACACCGCCGTAAATGAACAGGGCGGCAAGAGCAACACGTATAATCTGGTACAACAATGGCGAGGCTAAAATGCCCCTCGTGGAGGCAACAATCCTTCTGAACAATATTTCCTGTTTCCTTAATAATAAATTTGTCCTTCCCGATTACGCGCCAGGTAGCGGGTAGTGGTTATATAATTATTATGAATAAGTCAAATTCAGATACGCTATAATTCAGTATAATTTATTCTTATTTGTTATAGGGAAAGCTGACAATATCGATTTTCGAAGTGAGATATCCGGATGGAAATGTATTGATTTTCTTTAATCAGGCGAAGGGGTGGCCGCCTGTTTCTTCCTCGAAGGGAGAATATCCCTTCACAAGGTCTAAAAAGCGCCTGTGGTATTTCATTAAGGGAAATTGCTTTTTGTAGATAAGATAAAAATGTCTCTCCATGCTGCAATTGCTCACATTGACGACTGTCAGTAAACCTTGCGATAATTCCCGTTTGATGGCAAAGATAGACAGGATCGAAACACCTAAGCCCGCCAGGATGGCCTCCTTCACAGCTTCGGAACTCCCCATTTCACAAATAACGTTGAACCGGGACAGGCTTGTACCCAGATGACTTTGAAGGCATTCCTCGACAATATCACGTGTTGCCGATCCCTTTTCCCGAAGGATGAAAGGAGTTTTAGTAAGTTCTTCCACAGTCACGGTTCCACGTTCTGTAAGATGGTGGTGAACAGGGGCAGCAACGACCAGATGGTCCTTCCATAGACGCTCCACAATCAGCTTCTTGTTTAACGGTTCTTTTCCGATAAATCCCATTTCTGCCTGGTCGTTCAAAACAATTTGCAGTGTTTCCTCGCTGTCGTGCATCTGCATATGCACCTGTATGTCATGGTGCGTCTGTTTCAGGTGGCTCAGGAAGTGGGGAAGGATGTACGTGGCCGGTATGGTGCTGGCGGATACATAGATATGACCCGATTCCTGATCTTTGATCCGTCCGATGCGTTCTTTGGCATCCTCCCGCAAGCGGACAGTCCGTTTTGCGTAATCATAGATAACCTGACCTTCCGGTGTGAGAGAAATACCCGTACTACCTCGGTTGACCAATCGTGTCCCTACCGCCTCTTCAAGGTTCTGTATCTGCTTGGTCAGAGACGGCTGTGAAAGAAAGAGTTTTCCGGCTGCTCTGGTGAAACTGCCTGCTTCAATTAAGGCAATGAGAACTTCCAGTTGCTGGATGGTAATATCCTTAAACGTATCGTAGCTCATAGCTGTTAACTATCATAATCACTCATTACAATCAAATCCGGAGTTTCGGATATTTTCCAACGTTTATTTCCGGTCATAACACAAACCATTGACGCGTTTGACCAATTACTGTAGGATGCACGGCCATGGAAGAAGAAAGAATTCGTCTCACTGAGACGGTTCACGGGGCCGGTTGAGCCTGCAAGATCGGTCCGGGCGACCTGAGTGAAGCATTGCGAGATTTGCCGTTGATTTCAGATCCGAATTTAATCGTTGGGATGGAGCATTCGGAAGACGCGGGGGTTTATAAACTCCGTGACGATCTGGCAATTATCCAGACTGTGGATTTTTTTACGCCCATCGTGGATGATCCCTACACCTTCGGTCAGATCGCTGTAACGAATGCCCTTGGCGATGTCTATGCCATGGGCGGAAGGCCGCTTACGGCAATGAATATTGTCTGCTTTCCGGTGAAAAAGATGGATATCTCCATCCTTCGCCGGATTCTTCAGGGCGGACTTGATAAAATGAAGGAAGCCGGCGTGCTTCTCTTAGGAGGGCACAGTGTTGAAGATGATGAATTGAAGTACGGGCTTTCAGTGACCGGTGTGATTCACCCCGATAAAGTCCTGCTCAACAGAGGCGCAAGGGCGGGTGACAAACTGATTCTCACCAAACCGTTAGGAACCGGTATTGTCAGTACAGCGCTGAAGGGCGGGTTGGCCAACGAGGCACTCGTAGCGAAGTCAACAAAGTATATGACCGCCCTGAACAAGAGTGCGGCAGAGCTCATGAAGGAAATGCCTGATGTTCATGCCTGTACCGACATCACCGGATTCGGATTCCTTGGTCATGCCTGTGAAATGGTAGAAGATTCAGACGTGGGCATGATGATTCGCGCATCTTCCGTTCCTTTTTTCCCCGAAATTCAAGAGTTTGTCGAAATGGGAATTGTGCCGGGGGGGCTGCACCGGAACCGGCAGTATCGCGCAAAATTGATAGAGGTTGATCCGGATTGTCCCGGGTGGATGGTGGATATCCTCTTCGATCCGCAAACTGCCGGAGGGCTGCTTATTGCCTTGCCCGAAAGCCAGGCGGAGGCCTTAATCAGGAAGATGCATTCAAATGGCATCGCTGCGGCGGCTATTGTTGGTGAAATTATTACGGAGCCTAAAGGGAAGGTTCGTGTCATATGAAGCGTATTGAATCGTCTCTCATTAAAGAGGAGACCTTGCACAACATTATCAAGCTGAAATCCATGGTCCGAAAAGATGATGCTCTCGCCATTCTCATGTACGGCAGTCCCGACCCTGATGCTGTAGCGTCGGCCATGGCGCTTCAGGAACTCCTGAGACAGATAGCCGGGCTTTCGAAATGTACATTCATCGCTACAGAGCCCGTTGCCCGCCAGCAGAATGTTGAATTCATCCGGGCAATGAAGGTTGACATTCGCCTTTTGAGAGATATTGACCTCAAGGCATACCGTTTGAGAGCCCTTGTTGATGCTCAGCCGACTTTTTTCGGAGAAGCTCTCGAAGGTGTTCCCCCGCAAATCGTTTTTGATCATCACCCGTGCACAACTGTATGGCATGCTGAACTGGCGGATATCCGGGATAACTACGGCGCCCTATCTACAATGATGACGGAATATCTCCTTGGTGCGAAAGTAAAAATTCCTAAAAAAATTCATACAGCGCTGCTTTACGGAATTAAGTCCGATACAAACAATTTAGAGCGGGATGTTGTTCTCGAAGATATCAGTGCGTATTACCTGAATTTTACCCGCGCCAACCGGCAAATGATCCGGCGCATTGAGATGAACCAGATACCCGAACGCTTTTTGAAGTACTTTAATCATGCGTACTACACAAGGAGGCGCTATCGCGACAGGATCATCAGCTTTTTAGGCAAAGTTGATAGTGTCGATGCCTGTGTACAGGTAGCAGATTTTTTTCTCAGGCTTATCGACATTTATTACGTCATTGTTGCCGGAATCGTTAAAGAGAGACTTATCATCATCTTCAGAGGGGATGGATACCGCCAGGATTGCGGGTCAATTGCTAAGAAGGCGTTTGCAAACTATGGAAATGCTGGTGGTCATAGGAGTGCAGCCCGGGTGGAAATTCCCATCGAAACGATCAAAGAGGTTTTGCACAATGATATTTCCCAGGAAGCGATTGATCACTTCCTCATGCAGCGCCTTCGCGGGAAACGCAAATTCAAAAACAGTATTAAGTGATGCGGGGGGAAACCAACTCCTCATGACATTTCCTGGGAGGCAGGTTTTATACCTTTTCATGAAAATAAAATTTTAAATGTACAATTTTCGAACTGAGCCGTAAAAGGCGAAAAGTGGTCAGTAACTGAGATATTCGTAATGATGGGGATGCCTTGGACCCTTTAATGCCTTCTCCACACTTTCTACACAAACAATAACCAGATCGTTATATATGTATGCTTGCCCACTGGCATGCGATGAATCGCCGTTTCCTTTGTGAGCCTCTATTGTATAAACAATCGGGTCGCCCATTTTTTTCTTGTCGGAAATAGTAATCTCTTCTTTGGAAAAGATCATATCTTCGGTTCGACGCAATGCCTCGATAAATGCTCGACGTGCCCGTACATCATCGGTAATGATAGGTTCCACGTTCGTATCCTCCATTTTTTATTTACGTCTCACGAAAAAGGTATCTGACTAAAAGAAGTGTTAGACAAATAGTTCAGCATTAATACAACAATGTATGACAATAAGCAATATTAAAAAATTATCAGTATAATACGAGTATAAACCTCGTATTATAAAATGGAGAGCAGGTGGGATAAGCGTTTTCGTTTTTTTGTTTTTCAAACGAAGCTTAGTCCTGATAATTTCATTGACATAAA carries:
- a CDS encoding rhodanese-like domain-containing protein, with protein sequence MKRKGLLAILICAMFVIGFAGTSLAAWGAKELETEKIAVNLVREVARGSYGIVTTQELKGWIDQKKSMLIVDTMPYADSYVKQHIPGAVSMVFPIPEMKSLDDKTKVDIEKLLGPDKNRLIVFYCGFVKCTRSHNGAMWAVKLGYKNIYRHPGGIKAWDEADYPVGKVK
- a CDS encoding DoxX family membrane protein, yielding MFRRIVASTRGILASPLLYQIIRVALAALFIYGGVIKLLDPKAFARTLSSYDIVPDVFLPVVAIGLPLLEMVAGIGLLFDIRGSLAVISGLLGLFVFVLGFGILKDLNVDCGCFGADELAAQDSLRHVFYRDLALIGIIIPYLYLSRRLRQCFLHNSNPTNDEDTHGKIEIA
- a CDS encoding selenium metabolism-associated LysR family transcriptional regulator, translating into MSYDTFKDITIQQLEVLIALIEAGSFTRAAGKLFLSQPSLTKQIQNLEEAVGTRLVNRGSTGISLTPEGQVIYDYAKRTVRLREDAKERIGRIKDQESGHIYVSASTIPATYILPHFLSHLKQTHHDIQVHMQMHDSEETLQIVLNDQAEMGFIGKEPLNKKLIVERLWKDHLVVAAPVHHHLTERGTVTVEELTKTPFILREKGSATRDIVEECLQSHLGTSLSRFNVICEMGSSEAVKEAILAGLGVSILSIFAIKRELSQGLLTVVNVSNCSMERHFYLIYKKQFPLMKYHRRFLDLVKGYSPFEEETGGHPFA
- the selD gene encoding selenide, water dikinase SelD; the protein is MEEERIRLTETVHGAGUACKIGPGDLSEALRDLPLISDPNLIVGMEHSEDAGVYKLRDDLAIIQTVDFFTPIVDDPYTFGQIAVTNALGDVYAMGGRPLTAMNIVCFPVKKMDISILRRILQGGLDKMKEAGVLLLGGHSVEDDELKYGLSVTGVIHPDKVLLNRGARAGDKLILTKPLGTGIVSTALKGGLANEALVAKSTKYMTALNKSAAELMKEMPDVHACTDITGFGFLGHACEMVEDSDVGMMIRASSVPFFPEIQEFVEMGIVPGGLHRNRQYRAKLIEVDPDCPGWMVDILFDPQTAGGLLIALPESQAEALIRKMHSNGIAAAAIVGEIITEPKGKVRVI